The following are encoded together in the Juglans microcarpa x Juglans regia isolate MS1-56 chromosome 2D, Jm3101_v1.0, whole genome shotgun sequence genome:
- the LOC121248560 gene encoding uncharacterized protein LOC121248560: MEEFNVWVGSYGLLDMPFHGNSLSWCNVHSGRSRNWARLDRCFFNTTALDAFPDANMEYLARTFSDHAPMTFKQMWVSHAQFFDCVSYSWNGDAVGGSPLEDRIKGLEASLQSEYTEDVEDDLVASQLELLVWLDREEKRLTQQAKQGWIQKGEANSVFFRAISHRNHKETKEMKLEDGYYSLLTKADSRRGNFLFFSILGGWQLPQ, translated from the exons ATGGAGGAGTTTAATGTTTGGGTGGGCTCTTATGGGCTCCTTGATATGCCTTTCCATGGGAATTCTCTATCTTGGTGTAATGTTCATTCTGGAAGATCCAGGAACTGGGCGAGACTTGATcgttgtttttttaatacaacGGCTCTTGATGCTTTTCCTGATGCTAATATGGAATACTTGGCGCGCACTTTTTCTGATCATGCGCCGATGACGTTTAAGCAAATGTGGGTTTCTCATGCTCAATTTTTCGATTGTGTCTCGTACTCTTGGAATGGTGATGCTGTTGGGGGGTCAC CACTTGAGGATCGGATAAAGGGCTTGGAGGCCAGCTTGCAATCTGAGTATACTGAAGACGTGGAGGATGATCTCGTTGCCTCCCAGTTGGAGCTTTTAGTTTGGTTGGATAGGGAAGAAAAACGTTTAACCCAACAAGCTAAACAAGGTTGGATTCAGAAGGGCGAAGCGAACTCTGTTTTCTTCCGTGCTATCAGTCATCGTAATCATAAAGAGACGAAAGAGATGAAGCTAGAGGATGGGTACTATTCTCTCCTCACCAAAGCAGATTCACGAAGGGgcaatttcttatttttctcaattcttGGAGGCTGGCAATTGCCGCAATGA